From one Pedobacter faecalis genomic stretch:
- a CDS encoding N-acetylglucosamine kinase — MILVADSGSSKTDWIGYSPDEKLVFSTQGINPYFLNAHDIYKILAKKKELAAYVDKVREIYFFGAGCSSPDKIEVMSNGISSFFTNAYVAVEHDLLGSAFATCGDKEGLTCILGTGSNICYFDGADVHSGSHGLGYALGDEGSGTSFGRKLITSYLYGQMPPELGIELAQKYDINKESVITNVYQRPSANIYLASISKFMAAHLDHPFIQTILREGFQEFVDTNIKDYPDYKNLDCHFVGSIAYYYQDVLKAVCEANGVKVGKILQKPIEEIYHYILKREGILI; from the coding sequence ATGATACTCGTAGCAGACAGTGGCTCTTCGAAAACGGACTGGATTGGTTACAGTCCGGATGAAAAACTCGTTTTCAGTACACAGGGCATTAATCCTTACTTTTTGAATGCCCATGATATTTACAAAATACTTGCTAAAAAAAAGGAGTTGGCTGCATATGTGGATAAGGTCCGGGAAATCTACTTCTTTGGAGCAGGCTGTTCGTCGCCCGACAAGATAGAAGTCATGTCTAACGGAATATCGAGCTTTTTTACCAACGCCTACGTGGCTGTCGAGCACGATCTCCTCGGTTCAGCATTTGCCACCTGCGGCGACAAAGAAGGGCTTACGTGCATTCTAGGTACGGGGTCAAACATATGCTATTTCGATGGAGCGGATGTGCATAGCGGTTCACACGGATTGGGATATGCTTTGGGAGATGAAGGCTCAGGAACCAGTTTCGGCAGGAAGCTGATTACCAGCTATCTTTACGGACAAATGCCGCCTGAATTAGGGATTGAACTTGCTCAGAAATATGATATAAATAAAGAGTCTGTGATCACCAATGTGTATCAGCGGCCCTCGGCAAATATCTATCTGGCTTCCATAAGTAAGTTTATGGCGGCGCATTTAGATCACCCTTTTATACAAACTATACTGAGAGAGGGTTTTCAGGAATTTGTAGACACAAACATTAAAGACTACCCGGACTATAAGAACCTCGACTGCCATTTTGTTGGTTCCATAGCCTATTATTATCAGGATGTTTTGAAAGCTGTTTGCGAGGCGAACGGCGTAAAAGTTGGTAAGATCCTTCAAAAGCCAATTGAAGAAATCTATCATTACATACTCAAACGTGAAGGCATCCTTATCTGA